In a genomic window of Streptomyces noursei ATCC 11455:
- a CDS encoding phosphoglycerate kinase yields MKTIDDLVQEGVAGKRVFVRADLNVPLDGSTITDDGRIRAVQPTIAKLAASGAKVIVASHLGRPKGAPDPAFSLAPAARRLGELLGQDVAFATDTVGESAASVVAGLADGEVAVLENLRFNAGETSKDDAERGAFADQLAALADLYVGDGFGAVHRKHASVFDLPKRLPHAAGDLIATEVGVLKKLTEEVRRPYVVVLGGAKVSDKLGVIDNLLKKADRILIGGGMAYTFLAAKGHEVGISLLQKDQIPVCLEYLAEAEKRGVEFVLPVDVLVSADFPDLKTKAPANPELVAADAIPADKEGLDIGPKTRELYAAKLADAGTVFWNGPMGVFEHPDYANGTKAVAQGLLDSDAFTVVGGGDSAAAVRLLGFDENAFGHISTGGGASLEYLEGKTLPGLAALED; encoded by the coding sequence ATGAAGACGATCGACGATCTCGTCCAGGAAGGCGTTGCGGGGAAGCGGGTCTTCGTCCGCGCTGACCTCAACGTTCCCCTGGACGGCAGCACCATCACCGACGACGGCCGGATCCGCGCCGTCCAGCCGACCATCGCCAAGCTCGCCGCGTCCGGCGCCAAGGTGATCGTCGCCTCCCACCTGGGCCGTCCCAAGGGCGCCCCGGACCCCGCCTTCTCGCTGGCCCCGGCGGCCCGGCGGCTCGGTGAACTCCTCGGTCAGGACGTGGCGTTCGCCACCGACACGGTCGGTGAGTCCGCCGCGTCCGTGGTCGCGGGTCTGGCCGACGGCGAGGTGGCCGTCCTGGAGAACCTCCGCTTCAACGCGGGCGAGACCAGCAAGGACGACGCCGAGCGCGGCGCCTTCGCCGACCAGCTCGCCGCGCTCGCCGACCTCTACGTCGGCGACGGCTTCGGTGCCGTGCACCGCAAGCACGCCTCGGTCTTCGACCTGCCCAAGCGGCTGCCGCACGCCGCCGGCGACCTGATCGCCACCGAGGTCGGCGTGCTGAAGAAGCTCACCGAGGAAGTCCGGCGCCCCTACGTGGTGGTGCTCGGTGGCGCCAAGGTCTCCGACAAGCTCGGCGTCATCGACAACCTGCTCAAGAAGGCCGACCGCATCCTGATCGGCGGCGGCATGGCGTACACCTTCCTGGCGGCCAAGGGCCACGAGGTCGGCATCTCGCTGCTGCAGAAGGACCAGATCCCGGTCTGCCTGGAATACCTGGCGGAGGCCGAGAAGCGCGGCGTGGAGTTCGTGCTCCCCGTCGACGTCCTGGTGTCGGCCGACTTCCCGGACCTGAAGACCAAGGCCCCGGCCAACCCCGAACTCGTCGCCGCGGACGCCATCCCGGCCGACAAGGAGGGCCTGGACATCGGCCCGAAGACCCGCGAGCTCTACGCCGCGAAGCTCGCCGACGCGGGCACCGTGTTCTGGAACGGCCCGATGGGCGTCTTCGAGCACCCCGACTACGCGAACGGCACCAAGGCCGTCGCCCAGGGGCTGCTGGACTCGGACGCCTTCACCGTCGTCGGCGGTGGTGACTCGGCCGCCGCGGTGCGCCTGCTCGGCTTCGACGAGAATGCTTTCGGCCACATTTCGACCGGCGGCGGCGCCAGCCTCGAGTACCTCGAGGGCAAGACGCTCCCCGGCCTCGCCGCTCTGGAGGACTGA
- the secG gene encoding preprotein translocase subunit SecG, whose product MVIGFSIALIVFSVLLMMLVLMHKGKGGGLSDMFGGGMQSSVGGSSVAERNLDRITIVIGLLWFACIVVLGILVKLGS is encoded by the coding sequence GTGGTCATCGGTTTCTCGATCGCCCTCATCGTCTTCAGCGTGCTGCTGATGATGCTGGTGCTCATGCACAAGGGGAAGGGCGGCGGTCTGTCCGACATGTTCGGCGGCGGCATGCAGTCCTCGGTCGGCGGCTCCTCGGTCGCCGAGCGCAACCTCGACCGCATCACCATCGTGATCGGTCTGCTGTGGTTCGCCTGCATCGTGGTGCTCGGCATCCTGGTCAAGCTCGGCAGCTGA
- the pgi gene encoding glucose-6-phosphate isomerase gives MNAEGRGRLDQMPEWTALSKHREQMGEVHLRELFAKDPGRAGRFTLQVGDLHLDYSKHLVTDETLRLLRELAAATDVAGLRDAMFRGEKINITEHRSVLHTALRAPGSAVIATDGENVVPAVQHVLTRMGTFADRVRSGNWKGHTGRRIKTVVNIGIGGSDLGPAMAYEALRAYTHRDMQFRFVSNVDGADLHEAVRDLDPAETLFIVASKTFTTIETITNATSARDWLLSGLGAGQEAVTKHFVALSTNSEKVSEFGIDTDNMFEFWDWVGGRYSYDSAIGLSLMIAIGPERFREMLAGFHLVDEHFRTAPPEENAPLLLGLLGIWYGNFWDAQSHAVLPYSHYLSKFTAYLQQLDMESNGKSVDREGRPVGWQTGPVVWGTPGTNGQHAYYQLLHQGTKMIPADLLGFARPVEDLQPHLVPQHDLLMANLFAQGQALAFGKTADEVRAEGVAEELVPHRTFQGNHPTTTILASELSPSVLGQLIALYEHKVFVQGAVWNINSFDQWGVELGKVLAKRVEPALTETSTSAAGAAGDVPGLDASTAGLVAKYRELRGR, from the coding sequence ATGAACGCAGAAGGCCGCGGCAGGCTCGACCAGATGCCTGAGTGGACCGCGTTGAGCAAGCACCGCGAGCAGATGGGGGAGGTGCATCTGCGCGAGCTGTTCGCCAAGGACCCCGGCCGCGCCGGGCGCTTCACCCTCCAGGTCGGCGATCTGCACCTGGACTACTCCAAGCACCTGGTCACCGACGAGACCCTGCGGCTGCTCCGCGAACTCGCCGCCGCGACCGACGTGGCCGGGCTGCGGGACGCGATGTTCCGCGGCGAGAAGATCAACATCACCGAGCACCGCTCGGTGCTGCACACCGCGCTGCGCGCACCGGGCTCGGCGGTCATCGCCACCGACGGGGAGAACGTCGTCCCCGCCGTGCAGCACGTCCTGACGCGGATGGGCACCTTCGCCGACCGGGTCCGCTCGGGCAACTGGAAGGGCCACACCGGCCGGCGGATCAAGACGGTCGTCAACATCGGTATCGGCGGCTCGGACCTGGGCCCGGCGATGGCGTACGAGGCGCTGCGCGCCTACACCCACCGGGACATGCAGTTCCGTTTCGTCTCCAACGTGGACGGCGCCGACCTGCACGAGGCGGTCCGCGATCTGGACCCCGCCGAGACGCTGTTCATCGTCGCCTCGAAGACCTTCACCACCATCGAGACGATCACCAACGCCACCTCCGCCCGCGACTGGCTGCTGAGCGGCCTCGGGGCCGGCCAGGAAGCCGTCACCAAGCACTTCGTGGCGCTGTCGACCAACTCCGAGAAGGTCTCCGAGTTCGGCATCGACACGGACAACATGTTCGAGTTCTGGGACTGGGTCGGCGGTCGCTACTCGTACGACTCCGCCATCGGTCTGTCGCTGATGATCGCGATCGGTCCGGAGCGGTTCCGCGAGATGCTGGCCGGCTTCCACCTGGTCGACGAGCACTTCCGGACCGCCCCGCCGGAGGAGAACGCCCCGCTGCTGCTGGGCCTGCTGGGCATCTGGTACGGCAACTTCTGGGACGCCCAGTCGCACGCCGTGCTGCCCTACAGCCACTACCTCTCCAAGTTCACCGCCTACCTCCAGCAGCTGGACATGGAGTCCAACGGCAAGTCCGTGGACCGCGAGGGCCGTCCGGTCGGCTGGCAGACCGGCCCGGTCGTCTGGGGCACCCCCGGCACCAACGGCCAGCACGCCTACTACCAGTTGCTCCACCAGGGCACCAAGATGATCCCGGCCGATCTGCTGGGCTTCGCACGCCCGGTCGAGGACCTCCAGCCGCATCTGGTCCCCCAGCACGACCTGCTGATGGCCAATCTCTTCGCGCAGGGCCAGGCGCTGGCGTTCGGCAAGACGGCGGACGAGGTGCGCGCCGAGGGCGTGGCCGAGGAACTGGTGCCGCACCGCACCTTCCAGGGCAACCACCCCACCACCACGATCCTGGCGTCGGAGCTCAGCCCGTCGGTGCTGGGCCAGTTGATCGCGCTCTACGAGCACAAGGTGTTCGTCCAGGGCGCGGTGTGGAACATCAACTCCTTCGACCAGTGGGGCGTCGAGCTGGGCAAGGTGCTCGCCAAGCGCGTCGAGCCGGCGCTCACCGAGACGTCGACTTCGGCCGCTGGCGCGGCGGGGGACGTGCCGGGCCTGGACGCCTCCACGGCCGGGCTGGTCGCCAAGTACCGTGAGCTGCGCGGACGTTGA
- the whiA gene encoding DNA-binding protein WhiA produces MAMTAAVKDEISRLPVTRTCCRKSEVSSILRFAGGLHLVSGRIVIEAELDTGIAARRLRKDILEIFGHSSDLVVMAPGGLRRGSRYVVRVVAGGDQLARQTGLVDGRGRPIRGLPPQVVSGATCDAEAAWRGAFLAHGSLTEPGRSSSLEVTCPGPEAALALVGAARRLGIGAKAREVRSVDRVVVRDGDAIGALLTRLGAHESVLAWEERRMRREVRATANRLANFDDANLRRSARAAVAAGARVQRALEILGEEVPEHLAAAGRLRMEHKQASLEELGALADPPLTKDAVAGRIRRLLAMADKRAQDLGIPGTESNLTEELADGMVG; encoded by the coding sequence ATGGCGATGACGGCTGCGGTGAAGGATGAGATCTCCCGGCTCCCCGTCACCCGGACCTGCTGCCGGAAGTCGGAGGTCTCGTCGATCCTGCGGTTCGCGGGTGGTCTGCACCTGGTCAGCGGCCGCATTGTGATCGAGGCGGAGCTCGACACGGGCATCGCCGCCCGCCGGCTCCGCAAGGACATCCTGGAGATCTTCGGGCACTCCTCCGACCTGGTGGTGATGGCCCCCGGCGGGCTGCGGCGCGGCAGCCGCTACGTCGTCCGGGTGGTGGCCGGCGGCGACCAGCTGGCCCGGCAGACCGGCCTGGTGGACGGCCGCGGGCGCCCGATCCGCGGCCTGCCCCCGCAGGTGGTCTCCGGCGCGACCTGTGACGCCGAGGCCGCCTGGCGCGGCGCCTTCCTGGCCCACGGCTCGCTGACCGAGCCCGGCCGCTCGTCCTCCCTGGAGGTCACCTGCCCCGGCCCCGAGGCCGCCCTCGCCCTGGTCGGCGCGGCCCGCCGGCTCGGCATCGGCGCCAAGGCCCGCGAGGTGCGCAGCGTCGATCGCGTGGTCGTCCGTGACGGTGACGCGATCGGTGCGCTGCTGACGCGGCTCGGCGCCCACGAGTCGGTGCTCGCCTGGGAGGAGCGGCGGATGCGTCGCGAGGTCCGGGCCACCGCCAACCGCCTCGCCAACTTCGACGACGCCAACCTCCGCCGCTCGGCGCGGGCCGCGGTCGCCGCCGGCGCCCGGGTCCAGCGCGCCCTGGAGATCCTCGGCGAGGAGGTCCCCGAGCACCTCGCCGCCGCCGGCCGGCTGCGCATGGAGCACAAGCAGGCGTCCCTGGAGGAGCTGGGCGCGCTCGCCGACCCGCCGCTCACCAAGGACGCGGTCGCGGGCCGGATCCGCCGTCTGCTGGCGATGGCCGACAAGCGGGCCCAGGACCTGGGCATCCCCGGCACCGAGTCCAACCTCACCGAGGAACTCGCGGACGGCATGGTCGGCTGA
- the tpiA gene encoding triose-phosphate isomerase: MSDRTPLMAGNWKMNLNHLEAIAHVQKLAFALNDKDFDQVEVAVLPPFTDLRSVQTLVDGDKLKIKYGAQDLSAHDSGAYTGEISGAMLAKLKCAYVAVGHSERRQYHGEDEEICNAKVKAAFQHGLTPILCVGEGLDVRKAGNQVAHTLAQVDGGLKDVPAEQAETIVIAYEPVWAIGTGEVATPEDAQEVCGAIRGRLAELYSQELADKVRIQYGGSVKSGNVAAIMAQPDVDGALVGGAALDADEFVKIVRFRDQ; this comes from the coding sequence GTGAGTGACCGCACCCCGCTGATGGCGGGCAACTGGAAGATGAACCTCAACCACCTCGAGGCCATCGCACACGTCCAGAAGCTCGCCTTCGCCCTCAACGACAAGGACTTCGACCAGGTGGAGGTAGCGGTCCTGCCGCCCTTCACCGACCTGCGCTCGGTGCAGACCCTCGTCGACGGCGACAAGCTCAAGATCAAGTACGGCGCCCAGGACCTGTCGGCGCACGACTCCGGCGCCTACACCGGCGAGATCTCCGGCGCCATGCTGGCCAAGCTCAAGTGCGCCTACGTGGCCGTCGGCCACAGCGAGCGCCGCCAGTACCACGGCGAGGACGAGGAGATCTGCAACGCCAAGGTCAAGGCCGCGTTCCAGCACGGCCTGACCCCGATCCTGTGCGTCGGCGAGGGCCTGGACGTCCGCAAGGCCGGCAACCAGGTCGCGCACACCCTCGCCCAGGTCGACGGCGGCCTGAAGGACGTCCCGGCCGAGCAGGCCGAGACGATCGTGATCGCCTACGAGCCGGTGTGGGCCATCGGCACCGGCGAGGTCGCCACGCCCGAGGACGCGCAGGAGGTCTGCGGTGCCATCCGCGGCCGCCTCGCCGAGCTCTACAGCCAGGAGCTGGCCGACAAGGTCCGCATCCAGTACGGCGGCTCGGTCAAGTCCGGCAACGTCGCGGCGATCATGGCGCAGCCGGACGTCGACGGCGCCCTGGTCGGCGGCGCTGCCCTGGACGCGGACGAATTCGTGAAGATCGTCCGTTTCCGCGATCAGTAG
- a CDS encoding RNA polymerase-binding protein RbpA → MASGNAIRGSRVGAGPMGEAERGESAPRIRISFWCSNGHETQPSFAGDAQVPDTWDCPRCGFPAGKDRDSPPDPPRTEPYKTHLAYVRERRSDADGEAILAEALAKLRGEI, encoded by the coding sequence GTGGCAAGTGGCAACGCGATCCGAGGAAGTCGGGTCGGGGCGGGGCCGATGGGGGAGGCCGAGCGCGGCGAGTCCGCGCCGCGCATCCGCATCTCCTTCTGGTGCTCCAACGGGCACGAGACGCAGCCCAGCTTCGCCGGCGATGCCCAGGTGCCGGACACCTGGGACTGCCCCCGCTGTGGTTTTCCGGCCGGCAAGGACCGGGACAGCCCGCCGGACCCGCCGCGCACCGAGCCGTACAAGACGCACCTCGCCTACGTCCGGGAGCGCCGCAGCGACGCCGACGGCGAGGCGATCCTGGCCGAGGCGCTCGCCAAGCTCCGCGGCGAGATCTGA
- a CDS encoding MFS transporter has protein sequence MARTDVGGATGVGVFGPRGGFGRLWSAAVVSRFGDALRGTALPLLAHALTADPLLIALVTACGFAPWLLFGLLGGAVADRVDQRRAMWAVDVLRGLLMGGFALAVAAGAAGIGLLLALAFALTTLQTLFDNAATALLPAVVPREALTSANARLMTGQEVVGRFVGGPVAPLLIGVGLALPFAVDAATYLIAAALVASLRTGAPPRPPADSGRTLRREIAEGIRALWGDRVLRGFCLLVALGNVGVGALIAELVVVVKDWLGAGDFGYVAVTTGYGAGTVLGGLLVGRVVAALGGRFRTLLLAGVVQAVVLVAFGTVRALWPAALALGLFGFAGTVWNVLETTLVQQRAPEAMLGRISSAFRTVSIAGTPLGALLGGGAAAAWGPNSPALVAAALLGVGAVVLIPVVRGGDSTSSNSGQIPHTAL, from the coding sequence ATGGCGCGTACGGACGTGGGCGGTGCGACGGGAGTCGGCGTGTTCGGCCCGCGCGGCGGGTTCGGGCGGCTGTGGTCCGCCGCGGTGGTCTCCCGCTTCGGCGACGCGCTCAGGGGCACCGCCCTCCCGCTGCTCGCCCATGCGTTGACGGCCGATCCGCTGCTGATCGCGCTGGTCACCGCCTGCGGCTTCGCGCCGTGGCTGCTCTTCGGACTGCTCGGCGGCGCGGTCGCCGACCGGGTGGACCAGCGGCGCGCGATGTGGGCGGTCGATGTGCTGCGCGGGCTGTTGATGGGTGGCTTCGCCCTGGCGGTGGCGGCCGGCGCGGCCGGCATCGGGCTGCTGCTGGCGCTGGCCTTCGCGCTCACCACCCTCCAGACGCTCTTCGACAACGCCGCCACGGCCCTGCTGCCGGCGGTGGTGCCCAGAGAGGCGCTGACCTCCGCCAACGCCCGTCTGATGACCGGCCAGGAGGTCGTCGGCCGGTTCGTCGGGGGACCGGTGGCGCCCCTGCTCATCGGGGTGGGCCTCGCGCTGCCCTTCGCGGTCGACGCGGCGACGTATCTGATCGCCGCCGCCCTGGTGGCCTCGCTGCGCACCGGCGCCCCGCCCCGCCCGCCGGCCGACTCCGGGCGCACCCTGCGGCGGGAAATCGCCGAGGGCATACGGGCGTTGTGGGGCGACCGGGTGCTGCGCGGCTTCTGCCTCTTGGTGGCGCTGGGCAACGTCGGCGTGGGCGCGCTGATCGCGGAGCTGGTCGTGGTCGTCAAGGACTGGCTGGGCGCCGGGGACTTCGGCTATGTCGCGGTGACGACGGGATACGGCGCCGGCACCGTGCTCGGCGGGCTGTTGGTCGGCCGGGTCGTCGCAGCGCTGGGCGGCCGGTTCCGCACCCTGCTGCTCGCCGGAGTGGTACAGGCCGTGGTGCTGGTGGCGTTCGGCACGGTGCGCGCGCTGTGGCCCGCGGCCCTGGCGCTGGGCCTGTTCGGCTTCGCCGGCACGGTGTGGAACGTCCTGGAGACCACGCTGGTGCAGCAGCGCGCACCGGAGGCCATGCTGGGCCGGATCAGCTCCGCGTTCCGCACGGTCTCGATAGCCGGGACCCCGCTGGGGGCGCTGCTGGGCGGCGGGGCCGCGGCGGCCTGGGGGCCCAACTCCCCGGCGCTGGTGGCCGCCGCGCTGCTGGGGGTGGGCGCCGTGGTGCTGATACCGGTTGTTCGGGGCGGCGACAGCACCTCGTCCAACAGCGGACAGATACCTCATACCGCGCTCTGA
- the gap gene encoding type I glyceraldehyde-3-phosphate dehydrogenase yields MTIRVGINGFGRIGRNYFRALLEQGADIEIVGVNDLTDNATLVHLLKYDSILGRLKQEVSHTDDTITVGNMTFKTMAERDPAALPWGELGADIVIESTGIFTKREDAAKHLAAGAKKVLISAPAKNEDITIVMGVNQEKYDAANHHVISNASCTTNCVAPMAKVLDENFGIVKGMMTTVHAYTNDQRILDFPHSDLRRARAAAENIIPTSTGAAKATALVLPQLKGKLDGIAMRVPVPTGSVTDLVLELDREVTKDEINGAFQKAAEGQLKGILEYTEDPIVSSDIVNWPASCTFDSQLTMVQGKQVKVVGWYDNEWGYSNRLVDLTVFVGGQL; encoded by the coding sequence GTGACGATCCGCGTAGGCATCAACGGCTTTGGCCGTATCGGTCGCAACTACTTCCGCGCGCTCCTGGAGCAGGGCGCGGACATCGAGATCGTCGGTGTCAACGACCTGACCGACAATGCCACCCTGGTGCACCTGCTGAAGTACGACTCCATCCTGGGTCGTCTGAAGCAGGAGGTCAGCCACACCGACGACACGATCACTGTCGGCAACATGACCTTCAAGACGATGGCCGAGCGCGACCCGGCCGCCCTCCCCTGGGGCGAGCTCGGCGCCGACATCGTCATCGAGTCCACCGGCATCTTCACCAAGCGTGAGGACGCGGCCAAGCACCTGGCCGCCGGCGCGAAGAAGGTCCTCATCTCGGCTCCGGCCAAGAACGAGGACATCACCATCGTGATGGGCGTCAACCAGGAAAAGTACGACGCGGCCAACCACCACGTCATCTCCAACGCCTCCTGCACCACCAACTGCGTGGCGCCGATGGCGAAGGTCCTCGACGAGAACTTCGGCATCGTCAAGGGCATGATGACCACGGTCCACGCGTACACCAACGACCAGCGCATCCTGGACTTCCCGCACTCCGACCTGCGCCGCGCCCGCGCCGCCGCGGAGAACATCATCCCGACCTCGACCGGTGCCGCCAAGGCCACCGCCCTGGTCCTCCCGCAGCTCAAGGGCAAGCTGGACGGCATCGCCATGCGCGTCCCGGTCCCGACCGGCTCGGTCACCGACCTGGTCCTGGAGCTCGACCGCGAGGTCACCAAGGACGAGATCAACGGCGCCTTCCAGAAGGCCGCCGAGGGCCAGCTCAAGGGCATCCTCGAGTACACCGAGGACCCGATCGTCTCCTCCGACATCGTCAACTGGCCGGCCTCCTGCACCTTCGACTCGCAGCTCACGATGGTCCAGGGCAAGCAGGTCAAGGTCGTCGGCTGGTACGACAACGAGTGGGGCTACTCCAACCGCCTGGTGGACCTCACCGTGTTCGTCGGCGGCCAGCTCTGA
- a CDS encoding gluconeogenesis factor YvcK family protein, whose product MTSRTPRLRRVRRFVPSGRATRGATPKVVALGGGMGLSASLAALRRITRDLTAVVTVADDGGSSGRLRDELGVLPPGDLRKALAALCGDDDWGQTWARVIQHRFQSEGELHDHAVGNLLIVALWEQLGDHVQALDLVGKLLGAHGRVLPMSAVPLELQAQVKGLDKDHPDEISTVRGQATVALTPGEVQSVHVVPENPPAVPEAVAAVRDADWVVLGPGSWFSSVIPHLLVPELREALEETQARKVLSLNLAPQPGETEGFSPQRHLEVLARHAPKLAFDVVLADEAAVPDVDSLTVAAKQLVGSEVELAAVAARGDDARSAGGAPDRHDPELLAAAYDRIFRMHGRIGPWR is encoded by the coding sequence GTGACCTCCCGTACACCGCGGCTGCGCCGGGTCCGCCGCTTCGTCCCCAGTGGCCGCGCGACGAGGGGCGCCACCCCCAAGGTGGTGGCGCTCGGCGGCGGCATGGGCCTGTCCGCCTCGCTCGCCGCGCTGCGCCGGATCACCCGTGACCTGACCGCCGTGGTCACCGTCGCCGACGACGGCGGCTCCAGCGGCCGGCTCCGCGACGAGCTGGGCGTGCTGCCCCCCGGCGACCTGCGCAAGGCGCTGGCCGCGCTGTGCGGCGACGACGACTGGGGCCAGACCTGGGCCCGGGTGATCCAGCACCGCTTCCAGAGCGAGGGCGAGCTGCACGACCACGCGGTGGGCAATCTGCTGATCGTCGCGCTGTGGGAGCAGCTCGGCGACCACGTCCAGGCCCTCGACCTGGTCGGCAAGCTGCTCGGCGCGCACGGCCGGGTGCTGCCCATGTCGGCGGTGCCGCTGGAACTCCAGGCCCAGGTCAAGGGGCTGGACAAGGATCACCCGGACGAGATCAGCACGGTCCGTGGCCAGGCCACGGTCGCCCTCACCCCCGGCGAGGTGCAGTCCGTCCACGTCGTCCCCGAGAACCCGCCGGCCGTCCCCGAGGCGGTCGCCGCGGTCCGCGACGCCGACTGGGTGGTGTTGGGTCCCGGTTCGTGGTTCTCCTCCGTCATCCCGCACCTGCTCGTGCCCGAGTTGCGCGAGGCCCTGGAGGAGACCCAGGCCCGGAAGGTGCTCTCGCTCAACCTCGCGCCCCAGCCGGGCGAAACCGAGGGGTTCTCCCCGCAGCGTCATTTGGAGGTTTTGGCCCGACACGCCCCTAAACTCGCCTTTGACGTGGTGCTGGCCGACGAGGCCGCGGTGCCCGACGTCGACAGTCTGACGGTTGCCGCCAAGCAACTGGTGGGCAGCGAGGTCGAGCTGGCTGCGGTCGCCGCACGCGGAGACGACGCCCGGTCCGCCGGGGGAGCCCCCGACCGGCACGATCCGGAACTGCTGGCAGCCGCGTACGACCGTATTTTTCGGATGCATGGAAGGATCGGCCCATGGCGATGA
- the rapZ gene encoding RNase adapter RapZ: MSTPHDTQEPERDGAQVSTGTMREADQGESAAIPELVIISGMSGAGRSTAAKCLEDLGWFVVDNIPPELIPPMVELGARSQGNVAKIAVVVDVRGRRFFANLKESLATLDAQNVKRRIVFLESSDEALVRRFESVRRPHPLQGDGRIVDGIAAERDLLRELRGDADLVIDTSSLNVHELRAKLDAQFAGEEVPELRATVMSFGFKYGLPVDADMVIDCRFIPNPHWVPELRPFTGLNDEVSNYVFNQPGSKEFLDGYTELLRLVAAGYRREGKRYVTIAVGCTGGKHRSVAMSEKLARRLVSEGVETVVVHRDMGRE; the protein is encoded by the coding sequence ATGAGCACACCGCACGACACGCAGGAACCCGAGAGAGACGGTGCACAGGTGAGTACGGGCACGATGCGCGAAGCCGACCAGGGCGAGAGCGCCGCGATCCCCGAGCTGGTGATCATCTCCGGCATGTCCGGCGCCGGCCGCAGCACGGCGGCGAAGTGCCTGGAGGACCTCGGCTGGTTCGTCGTCGACAACATCCCGCCCGAGCTGATCCCGCCGATGGTCGAGCTGGGCGCCCGCTCGCAGGGCAACGTCGCCAAGATCGCCGTGGTCGTCGACGTCCGCGGTCGCCGCTTCTTCGCCAATCTCAAGGAGTCGCTGGCCACCCTCGACGCGCAGAACGTCAAGCGCCGCATCGTCTTCCTGGAGTCCTCCGACGAGGCCCTGGTGCGCCGCTTCGAGTCGGTCCGCCGCCCGCACCCCCTCCAGGGCGACGGCCGGATCGTCGACGGCATCGCCGCCGAACGCGACCTGCTGCGCGAACTGCGTGGCGACGCCGACCTGGTCATCGACACCTCCAGCCTCAACGTCCACGAACTCCGCGCCAAGCTCGACGCCCAGTTCGCCGGGGAGGAGGTCCCCGAGCTGCGCGCCACGGTCATGTCCTTCGGCTTCAAGTACGGCCTGCCGGTCGACGCCGACATGGTCATCGACTGCCGCTTCATCCCCAACCCGCACTGGGTCCCCGAGCTGCGCCCCTTCACGGGCCTGAACGACGAGGTCTCCAACTACGTCTTCAACCAGCCCGGTTCCAAGGAGTTCCTGGACGGCTACACCGAGCTGCTGCGGCTGGTCGCGGCCGGCTACCGCCGCGAGGGCAAGCGCTATGTGACGATCGCGGTCGGCTGCACCGGCGGCAAACACCGCAGCGTCGCGATGTCCGAGAAGCTGGCCCGCCGACTGGTCTCCGAGGGCGTCGAAACGGTCGTCGTGCACCGGGACATGGGGCGCGAGTGA
- the pgl gene encoding 6-phosphogluconolactonase, giving the protein MSTPQVVVHRDKELMAKAAAARLITKIVDAQSARGSASVVLTGGRNGNGLLAALAEAPARDAIDWSRLDLWWGDERFLPDGNPERNYTQAREVLLDSVPLDPDRVHPMAPSDGPFGHDADAAAEAYAAELTAVAGPEDHGAVPSFDVLLLGVGPDTHVASLFPELPAVYEQERTVVGVHGAPKPPPTRISLTLPAIRAAREVWLLAAGEDKANAAAIALSGAGEVQAPAAGARGRSRTLWLLDEAAATRLPRDLYPPASS; this is encoded by the coding sequence GTGAGCACACCCCAGGTCGTCGTCCACCGCGACAAGGAGCTGATGGCGAAGGCCGCCGCGGCCCGGCTGATCACCAAGATCGTCGATGCCCAGTCGGCCCGCGGCTCCGCCTCCGTCGTGCTGACCGGCGGGCGCAACGGCAACGGGCTGCTCGCGGCCCTGGCCGAGGCGCCCGCCCGGGACGCGATCGACTGGTCCCGGCTGGATCTGTGGTGGGGGGACGAAAGGTTCCTGCCCGACGGCAACCCGGAGCGCAACTACACCCAGGCCCGCGAGGTGCTGCTGGACAGCGTCCCGCTGGACCCGGACCGGGTGCACCCGATGGCGCCCTCGGACGGCCCGTTCGGTCATGACGCGGACGCCGCCGCCGAGGCGTACGCGGCCGAACTCACCGCCGTCGCGGGCCCGGAGGACCACGGCGCGGTGCCGTCCTTCGACGTCCTGCTGCTGGGCGTCGGCCCGGACACCCATGTCGCCTCGCTCTTCCCCGAGCTCCCCGCCGTCTACGAGCAGGAGCGGACGGTGGTCGGGGTGCACGGTGCCCCCAAGCCGCCGCCCACCCGGATCTCGCTGACCCTGCCCGCGATCCGCGCGGCACGGGAGGTCTGGCTGCTGGCGGCCGGCGAGGACAAGGCCAACGCCGCGGCCATCGCGCTCTCCGGCGCCGGCGAGGTGCAGGCCCCGGCGGCCGGCGCCCGCGGTCGCAGCCGGACGCTGTGGCTGCTGGACGAGGCCGCCGCAACCCGGTTGCCGCGCGACCTCTACCCCCCGGCGTCCTCCTGA